A genomic region of Thermodesulfobacteriota bacterium contains the following coding sequences:
- a CDS encoding DUF1295 domain-containing protein: MMDVFVDIFLVNLAAAVGLMGAGWVFSLAKKNVTIADSLWGLGFVLIAWLTFFRADGVLFRKAMIAAMVTIWGLRLFIHLSLRNRGKGEDPRYAAWRAQHGNSFWWVSLYKVFLVQALFQWTIALGVQYGQVAATPAALTWADGLGAAIWTAGILIESAADWQLARFLADPANRGRIMNRYLWKYSRHPNYFGESLIWWGLFVVVLSVPWGAWTIISPALITFTLLRLTGVTLMEQTIFKDNPEYQEYVRRTSSFIPWYPKD; encoded by the coding sequence ATGATGGATGTCTTTGTCGATATTTTTCTGGTCAACTTGGCTGCCGCCGTGGGCCTGATGGGGGCCGGGTGGGTTTTCAGCCTGGCAAAAAAAAATGTCACCATTGCCGACTCGCTGTGGGGGCTGGGCTTTGTGCTGATCGCCTGGCTGACTTTTTTCCGCGCGGACGGCGTCCTGTTTCGCAAGGCCATGATCGCGGCCATGGTCACCATCTGGGGCCTGCGGCTGTTTATTCACCTGTCGCTTCGCAACCGGGGCAAGGGCGAGGATCCGCGGTATGCGGCGTGGCGGGCTCAGCACGGGAACAGCTTCTGGTGGGTGAGCCTGTACAAGGTGTTCCTGGTGCAGGCCCTGTTTCAATGGACCATCGCCCTGGGTGTTCAATACGGCCAGGTGGCCGCCACTCCGGCCGCGCTGACCTGGGCGGACGGCCTGGGCGCCGCCATATGGACCGCCGGCATTCTCATCGAATCGGCCGCGGACTGGCAGCTGGCCAGGTTCCTGGCTGACCCGGCCAACCGGGGCAGGATCATGAACCGGTATTTATGGAAATACAGCCGGCACCCCAACTACTTCGGCGAGTCCCTGATCTGGTGGGGCCTGTTTGTGGTGGTGCTGTCCGTGCCCTGGGGCGCCTGGACCATCATCAGCCCGGCCCTGATCACCTTTACCCTGCTGCGGCTGACCGGCGTGACCCTGATGGAACAGACCATTTTCAAGGACAACCCCGAGTATCAGGAATACGTTCGAAGAACCAGTTCGTTTATTCCCTGGTATCCAAAAGACTAA